In Ptychodera flava strain L36383 chromosome 21, AS_Pfla_20210202, whole genome shotgun sequence, a genomic segment contains:
- the LOC139121527 gene encoding uncharacterized protein, whose product MFEDDIAKLQKKIDPSGTLNLVQTLDKTLQRMNVKRQAYHGKSFVGNHVHKCLQDGNIDMLTNAVIEEVKAVSPEYQDEATTICTKFNKLLKMFAKCHAGYSKCDYMEAEEIKELETNIDCLMAFYREQFPNAKVSPKMHILEDHTVPWIQKWGFGCGSMANRGENMCMLI is encoded by the exons ATGTTTGAGGATGACATTGCAAAGTTACAGAAGAAAATAGATCCAAGTGGTACACTCAATCTGGTACAAACCCTTGACAAAACCCTACAACGGATGAATGTCAAAAGGCAGGCCTACCATGGAAAATCGTTTGTGGGAAACCACGTCCATAAATGCTTGCAG GATGGCAACATTGACATGTTAACCAATGCTGTAATAGAAGAAGTGAAAGCTGTTAGTCCAGAGTATCAGGATGAGGCCACTACAATATGTACAAAATTCAATAAGCTGTTGAAGATGTTTGCAAAGTGCCATGCCGGCTACAGCAAATGTGATTATATGGAAGCTGAAGAGATAAAAGAGTTGG aaacTAACATTGATTGTCTTATGGCATTCTACAGAGAGCAATTTCCAAATGCCAAAGTGTCTCCTAAAATGCACATACTGGAGGATCACACAGTTCCCTGGATACAGAAATGGGGTTTTGGCTGTGGTTCCATGGCGAACAGGGGGGAGAACATGTGCATGCTGATCTAA